From a region of the Myroides sp. JBRI-B21084 genome:
- a CDS encoding DUF3347 domain-containing protein produces the protein MKSINILVAITLLPLFSAISQINNAKTENIKIFGNCGMCETKIEKAGNLKKTAHIDWDKETKNAKIVYDTLKTDLNEILKRIAIAGYDSNEFLAPDEKYQHLPDCCKYKRSNKQTVKVVKSTDININHNSSTTTNKEVVGTLNPVFNNYFNIKEALVNSDASLALTNAESFISSIKAVEMEKLTNKEQVIWLKVMQNLIDYADQITLTKDIQQQREYFIDLSNKMYELIKSTKHEFSIFYQFCPMANNGKGANWLSKDESIKNPFYGSQMISCGKTIETIK, from the coding sequence ATGAAATCAATAAATATATTGGTTGCAATTACATTATTGCCATTATTTTCGGCAATTTCGCAAATTAACAATGCAAAAACCGAAAATATTAAAATATTTGGTAACTGTGGTATGTGTGAAACCAAAATTGAAAAAGCAGGAAATTTAAAAAAAACAGCTCATATAGATTGGGATAAAGAAACCAAAAACGCAAAAATTGTTTATGATACTTTAAAAACCGATTTAAATGAAATATTAAAACGTATTGCAATAGCTGGGTACGACAGCAATGAATTTTTAGCACCCGATGAAAAATATCAGCATTTACCTGATTGTTGTAAATACAAACGTTCAAACAAACAAACCGTTAAAGTTGTTAAGTCAACAGATATTAATATAAACCATAATTCCTCAACAACAACTAACAAAGAAGTTGTAGGCACTTTAAATCCAGTATTTAATAATTATTTTAATATAAAAGAAGCTTTAGTAAACTCTGATGCATCTTTGGCTTTGACTAATGCAGAATCATTTATTTCATCGATTAAAGCTGTTGAAATGGAAAAACTTACTAATAAAGAACAGGTTATTTGGTTAAAAGTAATGCAAAATTTAATCGATTATGCTGATCAAATTACATTAACTAAAGATATACAACAACAACGAGAATATTTTATTGATTTATCAAATAAAATGTATGAATTAATTAAATCTACAAAACACGAATTCTCTATTTTTTATCAATTTTGCCCTATGGCAAACAATGGAAAAGGTGCTAATTGGTTAAGTAAAGATGAAAGCATTAAAAATCCATTTTACGGATCGCAAATGATTTCTTGCGGCAAAACTATTGAAACAATTAAATAA
- a CDS encoding dodecin family protein yields the protein MAVLKVIEVLSSSETSWEDATRKAVEQAAKSLKNIRSVYVQEQSATVKENKVVEFRVNLKLTFEIE from the coding sequence ATGGCTGTATTAAAAGTAATTGAAGTTTTATCTAGCTCTGAAACAAGCTGGGAAGACGCAACTCGTAAAGCTGTTGAACAAGCGGCAAAATCGTTAAAAAATATACGTTCGGTATATGTACAAGAGCAAAGTGCTACTGTAAAAGAAAATAAAGTTGTAGAATTTAGGGTAAACCTTAAATTAACTTTTGAAATTGAATAA
- the purL gene encoding phosphoribosylformylglycinamidine synthase has translation MIQFFENASGTVYAVQTSIPLNTEDVAKLNWLFGNATLLEIPTVNLTFVGPRAAMITPWSTNAVEITQNMGINGIIRIEEFQKAEEDFNDFDPMISQKYVSLTQDMFTINIQPQPVLEIDDIAAYNKQEGLALSDEEVEYLNNVALKIGRKLTDSEVFGFSQVNSEHCRHKIFNGTFVIDGEEKPTSLFKLIKSTSETNPNDIVSAYKDNVAFVKGPRVTQFAPNSADKPDFYTEKEFDSVISLKAETHNFPTTVEPFNGAATGSGGEIRDRLAGGQGSLPLAGTAIYMTSYSRLEDDRTWEKAMNERNWLYQTPMDILIKASNGASDFGNKFGQPLITGSVLTFEHEENNRKIGYDKVIMQAGGIGYGKENQAKKHEPKPGDQIVILGGENYRIGMGGAAVSSADTGAFGSGIELNAIQRSNPEMQKRAANAVRGMVESDHNAIVSIHDHGAGGHLNCLSELVENTGGLIDLDKLPVGDPTLSAKEIIGNESQERMGLVIGKTDIETLQRIADRERSPMYTVGEVTNNQRFTFQSATNGEKPMDLALSDMFGSSPKTIMNDETVVYNYADITYEKEEVYNYLNQVLQLEAVACKDWLTNKVDRCVGGKVAKQQCVGPLQLPLNNVGVMALDFKGQEGIATTVGHSPITALVDPVAGSRNAIGEALSNIIFAPIKNGLSGISLSANWMWACNNKGEDARLYEAVKGCADFAIELGINIPTGKDSLSMKQKYPDGDVIAPGTVIISAAGNCTDITKVVEPVLSKSADSIYYINLSKDKFKLGGSSFAQILNKIGNEVPTITDAAYFKKAFNTIQELINDNQIAAGHDVGSGGLITTLLEMCFAGYNLDADIDLTGLNETDIIKALFNENIAVVLQAQNDRIFENKMDANGIEFVKIGVPSEGQELKVAFGKEHYNFNINELRDTWFITSYYLDKKQSKNGMARERLMNYKNQPIHFNFPVHFNGQKPTINNSNPRPKAAIIREKGSNSEREMANAMYLAGFDVKDVHMTDLISGRETLEDIQFIGAVGGFSNSDVLGSAKGWAGAFMYNEKANTALKNFFARPDTLSVGICNGCQLFMELELINPEHEVHGKMHHNTSQKHESNFISVKVQPNNSVMLSTLAGTTLGVWISHGEGKFNLPNSENQYNIVAKYAYDKYPANPNGSDYNTAMMCDKTGRHLVTMPHIERSVFPWNWANYPAGREDQVSPWVEAFVNAREWCEQNK, from the coding sequence ATGATTCAATTTTTTGAAAATGCGTCTGGTACAGTTTACGCTGTACAAACCTCAATCCCTTTAAATACAGAAGATGTAGCAAAACTTAATTGGTTATTTGGCAACGCTACACTTTTAGAAATCCCTACAGTTAATCTCACTTTTGTTGGTCCACGTGCCGCAATGATTACACCGTGGAGTACAAATGCAGTTGAAATTACCCAAAACATGGGTATTAACGGTATCATTCGTATTGAAGAATTTCAAAAGGCCGAAGAAGATTTTAACGATTTCGACCCAATGATTTCTCAAAAATATGTTTCTTTAACACAGGATATGTTTACCATTAACATACAACCACAACCTGTTTTAGAAATTGATGATATTGCAGCTTACAACAAGCAAGAAGGTTTAGCTTTAAGTGATGAAGAAGTTGAGTATTTAAACAATGTAGCTTTAAAAATAGGCAGAAAATTAACCGATTCTGAAGTATTTGGTTTTTCACAAGTAAATTCAGAACACTGTCGACACAAAATTTTTAACGGTACTTTTGTTATTGATGGAGAAGAAAAACCAACTTCCTTATTTAAATTAATTAAAAGTACATCTGAAACAAATCCAAACGATATTGTTTCGGCATATAAAGATAACGTAGCTTTTGTAAAAGGGCCACGTGTAACGCAATTTGCACCTAATTCTGCAGATAAACCCGATTTTTACACTGAAAAAGAATTTGATTCGGTAATTTCATTAAAAGCAGAAACCCACAATTTTCCAACAACTGTAGAGCCTTTTAATGGGGCTGCAACTGGATCAGGTGGTGAAATTCGCGACCGTTTAGCTGGGGGCCAAGGTTCATTACCTTTAGCCGGTACAGCTATTTACATGACATCTTATTCACGCTTAGAAGACGATCGTACATGGGAAAAAGCAATGAACGAAAGAAATTGGTTGTACCAAACACCAATGGATATCTTAATAAAAGCATCAAACGGAGCATCAGATTTTGGAAACAAATTTGGCCAACCCTTAATTACAGGTTCGGTTTTAACCTTTGAACATGAAGAAAACAACCGCAAAATAGGTTACGATAAAGTAATTATGCAAGCGGGTGGTATTGGTTATGGTAAAGAAAATCAAGCTAAAAAACACGAACCAAAACCTGGCGATCAGATTGTTATTTTAGGTGGTGAAAACTACCGCATTGGTATGGGTGGTGCTGCAGTATCATCGGCAGATACAGGTGCGTTTGGTTCGGGAATTGAACTAAATGCTATACAACGTTCAAACCCAGAAATGCAAAAACGTGCTGCAAATGCGGTACGTGGTATGGTAGAATCAGATCATAACGCTATTGTTTCAATTCACGATCATGGTGCTGGTGGCCACTTAAATTGTTTGTCTGAATTAGTTGAAAACACTGGTGGATTAATTGATTTAGATAAATTACCTGTAGGAGATCCTACGCTATCGGCAAAAGAAATCATTGGTAACGAATCGCAAGAACGTATGGGATTAGTTATTGGTAAAACCGATATTGAAACTTTACAACGTATTGCCGATCGTGAACGTTCGCCCATGTACACTGTTGGTGAAGTAACAAACAATCAACGCTTTACTTTTCAATCGGCTACCAATGGTGAAAAACCAATGGATTTAGCTTTAAGCGATATGTTTGGTTCATCGCCAAAAACCATTATGAACGACGAAACCGTTGTTTACAATTATGCCGATATTACTTACGAAAAAGAAGAAGTTTATAACTACTTAAACCAAGTTTTACAATTAGAAGCTGTTGCTTGTAAAGATTGGTTAACAAATAAAGTTGACCGTTGTGTTGGTGGTAAAGTTGCCAAACAACAATGTGTTGGCCCATTGCAATTGCCTTTAAATAACGTTGGTGTTATGGCTTTAGATTTTAAAGGACAAGAAGGTATTGCTACAACAGTAGGTCACTCACCTATTACAGCTTTGGTTGACCCAGTTGCTGGTAGTAGAAATGCAATTGGCGAAGCATTATCAAACATTATTTTTGCCCCAATTAAAAACGGACTTAGTGGTATTTCGCTGTCGGCCAATTGGATGTGGGCTTGTAACAATAAAGGCGAAGACGCACGTTTATATGAAGCTGTTAAAGGCTGTGCAGATTTTGCTATTGAATTAGGAATTAATATCCCTACGGGTAAAGATTCACTTTCAATGAAACAGAAATATCCCGATGGCGACGTTATTGCCCCTGGAACTGTAATTATTTCAGCTGCAGGAAATTGTACCGATATAACAAAAGTGGTTGAACCTGTACTTTCTAAAAGTGCCGATTCTATATACTATATAAACCTTTCTAAAGATAAATTTAAGTTAGGTGGTTCATCGTTTGCACAAATTTTAAATAAAATTGGTAACGAAGTACCAACTATTACCGATGCCGCTTATTTTAAAAAGGCATTTAATACAATTCAAGAATTAATTAACGATAATCAAATTGCTGCGGGTCACGATGTGGGCTCAGGTGGTTTAATTACTACTTTGCTTGAAATGTGTTTTGCTGGATATAACTTAGATGCTGATATCGATTTAACAGGTTTAAATGAAACCGATATTATTAAAGCTTTATTTAACGAAAATATTGCCGTAGTGTTACAAGCACAAAACGATCGTATTTTTGAAAATAAAATGGATGCTAATGGTATTGAATTTGTAAAAATTGGTGTACCTTCTGAAGGTCAAGAATTAAAAGTTGCATTTGGTAAAGAACATTACAACTTTAACATTAACGAATTACGTGATACTTGGTTTATTACTTCGTACTACTTAGATAAAAAACAATCTAAAAACGGTATGGCACGTGAGCGATTAATGAATTACAAAAATCAACCAATTCATTTTAACTTCCCTGTTCATTTTAACGGGCAAAAGCCAACAATCAACAATTCAAACCCAAGACCAAAAGCTGCAATTATTCGTGAAAAAGGATCGAATTCTGAGCGTGAAATGGCTAATGCAATGTACTTAGCCGGTTTTGATGTTAAAGATGTACACATGACCGATTTAATTAGTGGTCGTGAAACCCTTGAAGATATCCAATTTATTGGTGCTGTAGGTGGTTTTTCAAATTCAGATGTTTTAGGTTCGGCTAAAGGTTGGGCAGGTGCATTTATGTACAACGAAAAAGCAAATACTGCATTAAAGAATTTCTTTGCTCGACCTGATACGTTATCAGTTGGTATTTGCAACGGTTGCCAATTGTTTATGGAATTAGAACTAATTAATCCTGAACATGAAGTACATGGTAAAATGCATCATAATACTTCGCAAAAACACGAATCTAACTTTATTTCGGTAAAAGTACAACCTAATAATTCGGTAATGTTATCAACTTTAGCGGGTACAACATTAGGTGTTTGGATTTCGCACGGTGAAGGTAAATTTAACTTACCAAACAGCGAAAACCAGTACAATATTGTAGCTAAATATGCATATGACAAATACCCTGCAAATCCAAATGGATCAGATTATAACACAGCAATGATGTGTGATAAAACTGGGCGTCATTTAGTAACCATGCCGCATATCGAGCGTTCTGTTTTCCCTTGGAACTGGGCAAATTACCCAGCTGGTAGAGAAGACCAAGTTTCGCCTTGGGTTGAAGCTTTTGTAAATGCACGCGAGTGGTGTGAACAAAATAAATAA
- a CDS encoding DUF883 family protein, translating into MGLGSFFKNLFGSASNKVESGVESVKNVANESAGKSDEFLSGLGNKLSDAYDAAKDSASEAISKASDMADDAVETIKEKTAPMIDKAEEMIDAASEKASEVFEDAKEKVEDVVEDVKEKATETYQAAKEKVEDFTNDKNEENAQ; encoded by the coding sequence ATGGGATTAGGTAGTTTTTTTAAAAACCTTTTTGGTTCGGCTTCAAATAAAGTTGAATCTGGTGTTGAATCTGTAAAAAATGTTGCAAACGAGTCAGCAGGAAAATCTGATGAATTTCTATCGGGTTTGGGCAATAAATTAAGTGATGCTTATGATGCAGCCAAAGATTCTGCATCTGAAGCAATTTCAAAGGCTAGCGATATGGCCGACGATGCTGTGGAAACTATTAAAGAAAAAACAGCACCAATGATTGATAAAGCTGAAGAAATGATTGATGCAGCAAGTGAAAAAGCTTCTGAAGTATTTGAAGATGCTAAGGAAAAAGTTGAAGATGTTGTTGAAGACGTAAAAGAAAAAGCAACTGAAACATACCAAGCTGCAAAAGAAAAAGTTGAAGATTTTACCAACGATAAAAACGAAGAAAACGCACAGTAA